In one Eulemur rufifrons isolate Redbay chromosome 22, OSU_ERuf_1, whole genome shotgun sequence genomic region, the following are encoded:
- the KBTBD12 gene encoding kelch repeat and BTB domain-containing protein 12, which translates to MACEIEGREKYQHSLNFLQKIKSMKESAEMIDVVLIAEEERFPCHRLLLAAFSPYFKAMFTCGLLECAQRDVVLHDVTAESVSVILNYMYSAALEINDTNVQTVATAAYFLQMEDVFAACQRYMTDHMDASNCVGIYHFAKQMAAEELSDRSRKYLYQHFAEASLQEEILDVEVHQLLALIRSDDLNVSREESILDLVLRWINHGRESRTGHLVALLKEVRLELISPAFLRQALKRNPMLLSDAACIDMIQSAFKAIRGPQQHGPNLRYGMETTSLLLCLGNDPSGIRSRHRSYGDASFCYDPASHKTCYIPSPKHGEGLGTVCAGVVTEDNTIVVAGEASASKLSRQKNRHVEIYRYHDRGNQFWEKLCTTEFRELYALGSVRNELYVIGGQMKIKNQYLITNCVDKYSVEHDSWKRVSPLPLPLACHAVVTVNNKLHVIGGWTPQMDLPDEEPDRLSNKLLEYDPSQDRWRERAPMKYSKYRFSTAVVNGEIYVLGGIGCVGRDKGQVRQCLDVVEIYNPDGDFWREGPPMPSPLLSLRTNASNAGAVDGKLYVCGGFHGADRHEVISKEILELDPWENQWNVVAVNVLMHDSYDVCLVARMNPRDLIPPPSDLTE; encoded by the exons ATGGCGTGCGAGATCGAGGGGAGAGAAAAATACCAGCACAGCTTGAACTTCCTGCAGAAAATCAAGAGCATGAAAGAATCCGCAGAAATGATCGATGTGGTGCTCATAGCGGAAGAGGAACGCTTTCCGTGTCACCGGCTGCTGCTGGCCGCCTTCAGCCCATACTTCAAGGCCATGTTCACCTGCGGACTGCTGGAGTGTGCCCAGAGGGACGTCGTGCTCCACGATGTCACGGCGGAGAGCGTGTCGGTGATCTTGAATTACATGTACAGCGCGGCCTTAGAGATCAACGACACCAACGTGCAGACAGTGGCCACGGCCGCCTACTTCCTGCAGATGGAAGACGTGTTCGCCGCGTGCCAGCGGTACATGACGGACCACATGGACGCCTCCAACTGCGTGGGCATCTATCACTTCGCCAAGCAGATGGCCGCGGAAGAGCTGTCCGATCGGTCGAGAAAATACCTCTACCAGCACTTCGCCGAGGCCAGCCTGCAGGAAGAAATCCTGGACGTGGAAGTGCACCAGCTGCTGGCGCTGATCAGATCGGACGACCTGAACGTCTCCAGGGAGGAGAGCATCCTGGATTTGGTGCTCCGATGGATCAACCACGGCCGAGAGTCGCGCACGGGCCACCTCGTGGCGCTGCTGAAGGAAGTCAGGCTGGAGCTCATCAGCCctgcttttttgagacaggcgCTCAAGAGGAACCCCATGCTTCTGTCTGACGCAGCCTGCATCGACATGATTCAGAGCGCATTCAAGGCCATCAGGGGCCCCCAACAGCACGGGCCAAATCTGCGCTACGGCATGGAGACCACCAGCCTGCTGCTCTGCTTGGGCAACGACCCCTCGGGGATCCGATCCAGACACAGGAGCTACGGAGACGCCAGTTTCTGCTACGACCCCGCATCTCACAAGACCTGCTacatcccctcccccaagcaCGGAGAGGGCCTAGGGACGGTGTGCGCCGGGGTCGTCACGGAGGACAACACCATCGTGGTGGCCGGAGAAGCGAGCGCCTCCAAGCTGTCCCGACAAAAGAACAGGCATGTTGAGATCTACAG GTATCATGACAGAGGGAACCAGTTCTGGGAAAAGTTATGCACGACCGAGTTTCGAGAGCTATACGCCCTGGGCAGCGTCCGTAACGAGCTTTATGTCATAGGAGGccagatgaaaattaaaaaccagTATCTCATCACCAACTGTGTTGACAAGTATTCCGTGGAACACGACAGCTGGAAAAGGGTGTCGCCCCTCCCACTGCCACTGGCCTGCCATGCGGTGGTGACCGTGAATAACAAGCTTCATGTGATCGGAGGCTGGACCCCTCAG ATGGATCTTCCGGACGAAGAACCTGATCGATTAAGCAACAAGCTGTTGGAGTATGACCCCAGCCAAGATCGATGGCGCGAGCGAGCACCCATGAAGTACTCCAAGTACCGATTCAGCACGGCCGTCGTCAACGGCGAGATTTATGTCCTGG GTGGAATTGGCTGCGTAGGTCGAGACAAGGGCCAGGTGCGACAGTGCCTGGATGTCGTGGAGATCTACAACCCGGACGGGGACTTCTGGAGAGAGGGCCCCCCGATGCCCAGTCCCCTGCTCTCCCTGCGAACCAACGCGAGCAACGCGGGAGCCGTAGACGGGAAGCTGTACGTCTGCGGGGGGTTCCACGGCGCAG atcGGCACGAGGTGATCTCCAAAGAAATCCTGGAGCTGGACCCCTGGGAAAACCAGTGGAACGTGGTGGCCGTCAACGTCCTCATGCACGACAGCTATGACGTCTGCCTGGTGGCCAGGATGAACCCCCGAGACCTCATCCCCCCACCTTCGGATCTGACAGAGTGA